DNA from Gemmatimonadota bacterium:
AATTCTATACCTCAGTGCCGCTCAAAATTGGGTGGGATTTCTCAGAGACAGCATATTTATACTCCTGGCCACCATCGGCAGACAGCGCATTGTGATTCACGTACACGGGGGAAATTACGACGGCTTCTACGCCTCTCTTTCGCCTTTAAAACAGCATGTGGTACGCGCCTTTCTCAAACCTGTGGACACAATACTGATCCTCGGAAAAAGTCTGCGCGGCATGTTCGATTTTGAACCTGCTTTGCGAGATAAAACACGGGTCGTCTTTAACGGCCTGCCGTACGATATAGAAGAACGATCCGTCGAACCAAAACATCTGCCATCGGGAGAACGCCCAAAGCTCCTCTACCTCTCCAACCTGATCGTGAGCAAAGGCTACCTCCAGGTACTCGAAGCACTGCACATCCTGGTACATGACTTGAGAACCGACGCCGAATGTCATTTTTGTGGCAGCTTCGTCCTTGCTTCCGACATTTCCCCGTACTCAACCCCTGAAGAAGCGGAAACCGATTTTCTGCACCGGATTAAAAAATTGGGACTTGGCGAACACGCGTTCTGGCATGGTCCCGTCGATGGAGATAGAAAACTTCGCTTCCTGCAAAAGAGCCACTTCTTTTTGCTTCCAACCCGCTATGTGTACGAAGGACAACCGATATCGATCATCGAAGCACTCGCATTTGGGCTGGTTGTGATCACAACACCCTATCGCACGATACCGGAAATGGTAGAAGAAGGTA
Protein-coding regions in this window:
- a CDS encoding glycosyltransferase family 4 protein translates to MSIPATILIGSLPPPLTGQTIAFQMVCEGFQERALPYKVINLSGGKHTRPEGGFTLRRLIQLLNPFFRALILLFGQKILYLSAAQNWVGFLRDSIFILLATIGRQRIVIHVHGGNYDGFYASLSPLKQHVVRAFLKPVDTILILGKSLRGMFDFEPALRDKTRVVFNGLPYDIEERSVEPKHLPSGERPKLLYLSNLIVSKGYLQVLEALHILVHDLRTDAECHFCGSFVLASDISPYSTPEEAETDFLHRIKKLGLGEHAFWHGPVDGDRKLRFLQKSHFFLLPTRYVYEGQPISIIEALAFGLVVITTPYRTIPEMVEEGTVAELIPFDQPEEIARAIESYIRNPDKFEAMSRASIDRYHKAFTREQHLNKLIPLILG